One segment of Primulina tabacum isolate GXHZ01 chromosome 6, ASM2559414v2, whole genome shotgun sequence DNA contains the following:
- the LOC142548313 gene encoding uncharacterized protein LOC142548313, whose amino-acid sequence MIHHVPLGEQNFKVSIDVVLDEEAELPIPIKSGPRIVKDPVGAIVGWPTELIIFPTTHKKGKPQLFALSDVPGQLDKFKDIAKKLPMTYKYIYSHAVRLMNESETIYIEFEGAMFGRPKNILLLREYILRFMEMREIDARQILVYMGHLYKYLREEDRADCISFVDPGSIPTCPIGKDGRDLSRHIADQLEAVCRDRNYDIFIGLYD is encoded by the exons ATGATCCACCATGTTCCACTTGGGGAACAAAACTTCAAGGTATCTATTGATGTTGTTTTAGATGAAGAAGCAGAACTTCCAATCCCAATTAAATCTGGACCAAGAATCGTCAAAGATCCAGTTGGAGCCATTGTTGGTTGGCCTACAGAGTTGATAATTTTTCCAACGACACAT AAGAAGGGGAAACCTCAACTATTTGCTCTTTCGGATGTTCCTGGTCAGCTCGACAAGTTCAAGGATATTGCAAAAAAATTGCCCATGACATACAAGTATATCTACTCGCATGCTGTAAGATTGATGAATGAATCGGAGACCATATACATAGAGTTTGAGGGCGCTATGTTTGGACGTCCTAAAAACATACTGTTGCTAAGAGAATATATCTTACGGTTTATGGAGATGAGAGAGATAGACGCCAGACAAATTTTGGTTTACATGGG TCACCTCTACAAATATTTGAGAGAAGAAGACAGGGCTGATTGTATTTCATTTGTGGATCCCGGAAGCATACCTACATGCCCAATTGGCAAAGATGGTCGTGATTTATCACGACATATTGCTGACCAGTTGGAAGCAGTGTGTAGAGACAGAaactatgatatatttattggaCTCTACGACTAA